Within the Channa argus isolate prfri chromosome 12, Channa argus male v1.0, whole genome shotgun sequence genome, the region gagatgagaaaattaGTTAGTGATGACGTTGATAGTTAAATGTCCAAAATGGCAATTGACTGCTCCCTATTGAGTGAACTACTTAGTGCACATTATAGTGGAAAATAAAGGAAGGAATAAGAAGAATAAGTTTCAGATATGACCTTGTTTTTTCCATCAAGCTACTGTAGTTGACTAGTATGTGGGGCCAACGTATGTCATTTAATTGGTTCAGCTTTCTCCTGGCATGATTCAGATATGGAGGTGTGTTTTCTGTAGTTGTTCCTTTAGTTGCGTTTCCTGCATTTTTGTTGTCAGTTTCGTTGACTTGTTGGTTTAATAGGCAAAACCCAGATTACATCAATTCCCCCAAGTACTTCGCAACTCCATAtcaatgcagctttaaaaatgtgtttactgtgtcTTCTTGTTGAACTTGTCCACTTGAGCAGGAGTCATCTGGCACTCTGGACTTTCACATAGTGTTCTTCATACTTGCAGCTTGCCAGCTTGATGCCGCATTTTTCCTGTGTGCTAAAGTTGCTGGTTTAAAATTCAAAGGGATcatgtatttttcaaaaaaaacgaatacatttgatatttcataaatacaaatgaaacaaaatcaaatgatttgtaatttcttttatttacatgttacacAACCTTTATGGAAATGGAGATTGTATTTAAACCTTTGGCTCTGTTATCATGTGCTTTAAAATCCTGGgcgttttttttctcctctgtcttcttACTCTTACTGTCACCCTTCACTGGTGGGGGGATACGGTGGTGCTTTCTTTGAGTTAAACGGCGACACTGAGAGAATTAAGGAGTTTTTGTCAACCTGCTTATCCTCATCTGAAATGACATTTTGTCATAGGGAAGGCAGAGAGTTTAACATTCGGGACCTGTCGTATAGGTCTGAAAATACAACCACAAAGCAATTTGAGTGTTAATCTTCAGTTTTATCTGTTTCCCCATTTATTTTCAACTTTGGCTTGGAGCATGAAGTTCAAAAGGGCGTGTTTTCCCAAATATAAATATCCTAGATAAGACGCTTCAGCCTCAGTCCCTGTCTGAACCAAGATCTTATGTAGAGCCATGTTCAGTGTTCAGCTGTTCTTTTTGCTCATATGCACAAATGgttattttctgctgctgtaaccTCAAACTCAAGTGGGGAACAAGTATAAACACATGAGCTTGCTGTCATGTCACTGCAATGACACTGGTTAGACTTCGGTTAGTGAACTTTGCTGCATGTCATGTATCCTCtctcaacattttctgtttcctctctgCCGTTTGTCGACGAGTTAGGCCACAATACTTTCCCTTATATGACAAAGCTCTCCTTGCTTCAACACGTTAACCAATGGCAAAGCTGTGATTAATAAAAAGACGGCAGAGACAGTGAATATAATACTtgaaaatatagatttaaaCTAACAAAGGTTATTTGCCTTtgctttaaatacttttaatatttcattatttttatgtgaatgtatttctttgaattttacaataattacaataGTTCTCCCTCTTTtaattctattgttttttttggtaaaaacaactaaaatcaTCTGATCGTAAAAAGGtcttaatattaaaatacaacctcaaatgaacaaaaacaaataactttttTCACCAACCCCTGATttagttaataaaaaacaaacaaacacagaacaagTACAGGTCTGTTTGAATGGGTTTTCAGAAAAAAGCCTCTTCTGTCTAAAATGAATATGAAAGCATGACCGAGGTTCGCAAAACAGGATCTGCACAAACCACAACATTTCTAGAACAGTGTCCTACGGATACATGAGACCAAAGTGGAGTTGTTTGGACTTAATACCCagtgaaaaccaaaaacagcattttaggATTAACACCTGTCGACCACCATCAAGCACGAGAGTGGAGGAGGGAGGGTTTtggcttgttttgcagccacaggacTTGGGCACTTTGCAGTCCTTCAGTCGTCACTCCTGTCCGTATCGCAGTATTCTAGAGACAATTGTGAGGCCACCTGTCTTAAGGCTAAAGCTTGGTCCTAATCGACTCATGCAACAGGACATTCATCTAATGCAGACCAGCAAATCGACAAAAGAATGGCTAAAAATAAGGTCTTGGAATGGCcaagtcaaagtccagacctcaacccgATTGATATTATGAGAGCTGTGCATAAGTTCCCAAAACTTTACTCAACTGAAGTAAAGCTAAGAATAAGCCTCCACAAAGATGTGAAAAACTGATACCGGAATAAAGGAAATGATTACTGGCCCTGACCTGACACCTTGAAGTTAAAATCAAGATTTAGTCCGTGCTCATGCAGCGCCACCTGCTGGATGCGTTTGCCCATTTTCAAACAATATATGTTATAAACTGTACAAGTTCTGAGTAAGTGTGTATAAAATCTCTAGTTTAGATTAAACCAGGTTTTCTACAGGCGCAAGAACAAATAACATAAACACACGATGTTTTAGTCCTTGTCTGACATAGTACTGAATGTTAAGGCAAATATCAAATCATTCAGCTGAAACGGGGGCCACTTATTAGCTTCAATATTTTCCTCAGTAAAACACCTTGTAACTAATGTCAAACTACAGATTGATAAACactcaaaagaaaatgttctatTTATTACTTAATTTCATTTCAACACAGCCATCAAACAACTGGTTAGttaaatgtaaagtgtatgAGTGTAGTCAGGTTCTTATCTTTATTACTCAGCTATGATTATTAGTAGTTCATGTGGAGTGAGGTGCTCACATCTCAGATAGGATTGACTGAGACACATATACAGCTGTTAATACTAAAATATGTCCAAATCCATGTGATCGTactaatatttaataagcaAAATTACAGTTCAGTCCAtgatattaattaataaattaaggCACTTCCTTAttaagaaaacagaaatctaacttgcaattacatttttaaacacagaacCTGTGTAATATCCATttttgcataaacacacacacacacacgaagccTACTACGAGTCATGTCCCTGCAGGGATCCATGATGTTGCAACAATAATTGCATCCAATTGCAACCAAACCAAGACCCCATGAATTCTGCACAATCTTGAAATTTAAGGCATCATTAAAACCATTGTAACCTGCATCACAACTATTCAGAAAACCTGTCACAAAGATTGGCAatttaggctgcaacaatcacaaaaacatccGGAAGGGACTGAAAAGTGCAACAAAGTGTTAAAAATCTCTCAAACAGTCCTGTGTTATGTTACCTTTtcacacaatgttttaaaaatcttttttttttgccagtatAACTGGTGTTATACTGAGGAGTCTTTAGAAGTAAACAACGTTAGCATATGTGATAATACATAAGAATCAGTAACAAGAATTGTTTTGATATTGAAAAGCTGTATATTTACCTATAACTAACAGCTGTTTTAGCAtgagaacaaatgtttttgtgtctaaacctACATCAAGGAAGTGTAAAAGCTACGTGTGTACTGACTGAATGTTCATGTCAGTGGCTTAATGTGACTGTTGCAGTAAAGATCTATTAATTCGCATTGGTTTTattaatacattcatttttccccttttttccccaTGAGATCCATGAGCAAATTAAATGATGCAGTGTGATTTTAAAGGCTACGTTAGCTAATACATTTACCTTATAGTCGAAAATCCCACAATTCCTTTAAGTTGCATGCTAAGCCACTGTGCCACTGAGAACAATTGTGTCCAGTGGTTTTAGTAAcaagccttttttttctccccatttTCACTTGCTGGAAAGAAAAAgtgctaaaaatgtttttgaggaTTCTAACAAAAAGTCTGTTGTTAAAGTTGATGTTTGACTTTTTCCTCATATGTAAACTATAGTTCAGCTGAATTAAACAATTTGTAGAGTTTCTGTACTATATTACACACAGCGATAATATACAACTTTATTAATGTATTGTTAGTTAACTGTACCTTGAAGGAATAGTTCACCATTTAGGTAAATAGGCTTTTTTACTTTCTTGccaagatttaaaataaattcctcTCACATCAGTGCAGTTAATATTTAGCATCAGTCAGCatcttagcttagcataaagccTGGACACCAGGGCAAACAACTAGCATGACTCTGTCCAATGGTCTCAACCTCCTCATCTAACTCTGGGCAggaaagtgaataaaacacaaaatttcaACAATTCCTATAATCAACTTATGTTAACACGTTTTACAGCTCCAGGTTTCACTTGTTTCAGCCATGCAGTATCTAGACAGATGTACCTATTTATGTACTGTTAATTTATTGCtactttaatgtaaatatgttgtgCAGTTGAGCTTTGACATTGTCCTTCAGTGGTTTCACACATGCTCTGGTGGCATCCCTTTACTGCACAGCACAAGACCCACTGGGCAGGAAGTCCTGCACATACACTGCTACAGCCTTGGTGAGGTAGGTCATGCTCCCAAAGCGGCCACTCGGGGCACTGTCGTACAGCAGCCTGCACACTCCAGTGGATGGGTCCTTCTCTAGGATGCGCTCCTCTGCTCCCAAGTCCACCTGGAGAGGAACATAAATGGGTTCAGAGGACAGATGTAAATGGAGGGAGTTTCGTCCACGTCTGCTGATTTGGTTCTGACCTGATCTTTGTAGAACATGTCGTTGGCGAGGTGCACAATCTTTTCAACGTGGATGATGGAGCCGATACTCTGGATTTCAACATCTGCCAGCATAGTTAGGACCAGGATGGCCTCCACCAGCAGCTGTCGGTACTCAGGTTGAGGGACGCGGTTCAGAACAGTCTCCACGTGGACAGAGAATTTGATCTCTCCTGGGGTCATCTGGATGAGGATGGTggtaagagaaagagaaaatgaaggatCAGAAGATATTGCCAAAAAAGCAACTCCCATCTaaattttgccattttttaagTTCATTTTTGGCCATTATTTTCATACTTCACTTAACTTTTTTAATGCAATCACTTAAACATTGTTACTAGTTTAATATAGAACAGTATAGTATAAAAGTGTATCTATTCCAGATATGATGGATATCATTTAGTAGGAAAAATGCAGCTGAACCTTGAACTATGAATTTTTAGGTGCCATGATGGCGAAaggaaggacaaaaacaacacagtatcAGCATAATAAAGATAGACATAAATTTAGTTTACTGTAAATTTGCAACAAGCAAGTGAACCTCTTACCTCTCTGGTGGTTGAAGAAGGAAGGACAAACCCCTCTATGGACAGACCGTGACACTGAAAGACAATTTCTACGGTAATTACCTCATAAAATCAAATCGGAATTATTTTAAAGCCATATTTGTGCTTATAAAACAAACACTCTAAAATAATTCCTTATCATTTTTGTGCACGCTTTAGCAAACAGCAACAATAAACTAATAACAGTGACTTCAGTTTATAAAAGGTTTATCTGGAGCAACTGGAAACACGGCCCTTCATTAGAGTGTTTGTGGACTGACCTTCTGCAGGATCTTCCAGACCTTCTGATAGAATCCGACAGGGACTCGGTTGAGCGCCCCATCCAGCCGTCTCCTCCGCAGCCACTGGCCCTGTCTGGTGTCCTTCACAAATGGAATAATCTCTGGAATGTCCAGAGATTCAAAAGACGGCAATCTGTATCTCTGAACAGAAAGGACAGCAAAAGACATTGTTTAAAGGtctttattttggaaaaacagCACCTCCTTCCTCTTCTGAAGGATAAAGCAGTTCAGCAGACAATTTTCCAATCTGCTGtctaaaaagtaacattttggaATCGTGTGATACAATTAGAAATCCTTCACTTTAACACCttctcacaataaaaaaaataaagaaataaaaataataatacacgTGTTTGCTTAAATGCCCTCAAATAAGGGACCTCTTCAGCTCTCTCATAAGTTTTTTAAGAGTCTTTGATCACtgttttacaaaaacagaacCCAACATACTGTTGTTATCTCCATGTATCATATCAGTGGTTTGCAAAAGCAGTATATTTAAAGAATAATGGTAGTGAGGCGGCTCACTGTACGACCACTAAGCTGAAAAGCTATGCATGGAATCTTTTGCCGTGCTGTGTAGGGACCATCCGGATGCCGTTCACTGGCAGAGCCCAGTAGGAgagagggattgtagacctggaaAACGTTGTtcagataaaaaagaaaaaaagagaaaatgctttGGACTTGACCACTCTGTGGTTGAAAGTCCGAGCTCTGAGCCAGGCAGCCACTGAGGATATGAACAGCGGTGTGGCAGGTCTCTTTCAGCTGATCAAAAATGAGCCGTGCTGCTGTGCTTTGAATCACCTGGGGAGATCAGATGGTGTTCATGGGATCACCTGAGAATCTCCAACGTTACTTTTACAGTTGGTTGTGAGCAGTAAGAAGTCATTGGACAAATGTGTCTTATTTCTCACATTCAGTGAAAATTAGTTTTATCTTATGTTAGTATTGTAGAGACCTTCTAAGACATCAtgtttttctatatttctatTAGTCTCTATATAGTTTTCAATGGTAGTTGCCGGTgtataaaactaaaatcttACGATATCTAAAATATCTGATTAATAAGACAAATTGTTACCCAAGCTTCAGTGTTTTCTATGTCCACTGACTGAGATCTCCAGCCCTAAAAGGcagaaatgaagaagaaaagaggggacagaagaaaaaaaaataaaaaataagaaaaagatgcacaaaatgaaaaaacaaagagtcTGGAAGTTAATAAAAGTGTGGCTGATGGATCCAAACTGTAATGACAACAAAACAACCCCAAAGCCAGTGGATTCTGCAAAACCGAAAATCACAACATGCATGAAGGAATTATAAAGATGAGATTAGACAACATACATACAACATGGGGTGATTAAACTGATTAATTCAATGTTGAGCATAAATCCACGACACAGCACATTTGGCAGTAGATGGCTCCAAACTCTGCACATAAATACAGAAGTGAAACCAAACTTGTTAAAGACCTGATTGGTGATTTttaggtagtttttttttttatttacctaaAGTACAGACTATACAACAGTCTTTCTTGTTTGTTGGAATTGAACAGTAATATTCACGTGCAATTTAAAGGTCACCCAGAACAAATAAAGTCATCACATAAATGATTACAGCAACTACTAGCAAATTTAGAAACTGATAAACAGAAAAACGCAAACAATTTTGATAACGTGTCTGTCTACCATTAGGTAGAAAAGCCAAATATTGTGAAGTTCCagcttttaaatatgtaaatattagcTTCATTTCATTGTCCTAAATTATATTAGGCATCTTTTAAGTGCTAGACAGAAAATAACTGATTAATTATCTGTCTTGACTTTTATTAAGTAGACCAAACCATCAACTGATTAATTaacaaagaagcaaagtaagAACCAAGTTAGTTACACCTCAAAAACACAAGAGTTTTGAACTCAATTGAAAGTTAGTAAGGAGTGTTAATGGCTCACTGACCCACTGCATAACTTTATATTCccattaattcattaattaagtCCAAAGAATCAACACCTAGACAACCAAGTTGAATGTTGTTATCATCGGTGACTGGTCAAGCTGAAATCAGGACAAACAAAATTCCACCGCATTACAGAAGACTTAATTTGACCTATTTAACCGGCTTAAATCCAACTCATTTTTAAAGCCTAAACTAGTTTCATTAGCAGAAACAAATTAATGGATAAAACCGCATCTACTGGTTAGCACTTCCACCgacaccaccatcatcatcatcaccaccaccataaTCACTAAAGCAGCTCTGTCAAAGGCAACCTGTGATTCACCTGCAACCATAgcagaataaaattaaaacaattatgttATCATATCTCAGCATCTAATACTCGTTTGCTTCTATTTCCCGATTCTAATTCAAAaaattcatcatcatcaccttaACTGAGTCAGTCAAAGACACCTTGTGGTCCATctgcaacaaagaaaacacaagaatcAAATACTATTTGTTGGCAATAAGTCGCTAACTTTCATATCAGCAAAGTCATATCCGTTTCCCAAAGCAAAACCAATATCTTCTTCACATCAGTGAAATCACTCCACATCCAAGTGAATTAACTCTTCTTAACACCATCATCACCTCCAAAATTGGATCTGTCAAAGACAACCTGGGTTCCtggatcaaaacaaaaacaagaggcatTATGAAGCTGAGCTTAACTATTCAAAAGTTTTAATTCTCTTGTTCTGGAGCTTTCATTTGTATCTCATAGTCTGATGAGTTGTCCTGGATGTGAAGATCTCATCATGCGCACTTTTAGTTCTTCTACTGGCCTAAAAACAGCCCTCCAATGCTGTAACAATCCATTCCTGACTTTGGAAGCAGCATCTTAAAAATCCAGCTCAATTCAAGTCGAACACATGTAAGTGGACCTTGATTTGATACTGATTTATCAACTGCCATCCTGTGTGTATGAGAAGTTCTAAAGGTGCACATCTATAAAATTTTACACATCTATAGTTTTATTACAAGTGAGCAAACTCCATGTGATGATTTACAGAGTGATACAGTTGAAAGCTCTGGAACAAGCCACCTAAAGAGAAGGGCACATCTCTATGCAccaatttacaaaataatcaATTATTAACAAACTCAATCTGTTATTGACAAATAcaatataaactataaaaagGCTATAAAAATTCGGGAATGATCTGATGTCTACAAGGAAGGTAAATTAGCACAGACATGGATGAAATTGTTGCTGTCTGCATGTACAGCATAATGTGATTTTTACTTTAGCCTCATAAGTTCAAATTAATTGGTGTCTTTataggaaaaagaaacaatactATGATAGTTAACCTGGGATGGATCCACCAACGACAACCTGTGCTCTGCCTGCAACATAAAAACCAAGTCATACATAAATCACAGTGAACCAGTTGCTCTGGTGATGTATTTTAAGGCTAATGCTGTTAAACCAACCTCTACAATTAATTCATTTAACTGTGTAATTTTTCAGTATCAAAAATGTACAGTTGCCATCTCATTTCCCTCAAATTACTGCCTTGATTTTTCCCAATGATCTTCACAACTCTCCTTTGATACAGCTCTGCGTTCATTTCCCTGCACATTATTTAGGATCAGTATCAGCGGCAGCATCAAAAGCCAGGTGAATTAGCACCTATTGTAATTAATATTTACTAATATTAATATCACCATCACCTTACTATGATCCGTCATAGACAACCTGTGCTCCAgctgcaaaaagacaaaagtcagTTTGCTCATATTTCTAAAACAGGATCTTCTCTCTTAGTCTCTTTGTCTTCATCATTACCAATTTCATTGTaaaccaggggtcaccaacatggtgcccgtgggcaccaggtagcccgcaaggaccacacGAGTAGCCCGCGGGcttgttctaaaaatagctcaccatagcaccacttaccaatgagctgcatctaatttttttgttgctattttttttaaatcacatttgatagttattgtgagaaatcattaacatttgattattaattgattattaataataacataaaattaaaggtaaattgagcagatttgttatttcaaaaggtgtgtatcaaactggtagcccttcgcattaatcggtacccaagaagtagctctcagtttccaaaggttggtgacccctgttGTAAACAATGCTTTGAGTGAAACTACAGAATATTTCTGTACCACTTCTCTGAATATATTTAAGTGAGGTGATAAAcagtttgcttttgttctctTTTAATGTTGAACTTAAAGCTTCTCTTTCTTGCAGAGTGCCTGTTTCTTTAAAGCATGgccttaaataaaaatgagtgtAATCTCACAACAACAAGCTCCTACCATTTTCATGTCACTCTTTAGTTTGCTGATGCCTGCTCTCTCGCTCTTGGTGGCGCCAACATTGCCCAGATGATGAATGGATATGGCCGGACTGATGCCGGCATCCATCTCTCGTACTGGGGAGAAGGGGGAGGACCATACAAGTATAAAGACAATAACTTcacaatgcaaattaaaaatatacacattaatacaaaataaaaataaatcctgttTACTCTGTCACATAAACCGAAGGCCGTGAGTAAAAATACGATAGGTTGAGATAGGATTTTGCTGTTAGACTAACCACTGAGCTGCACACCAAACTCCTTCCCACTGAGGATGTGGTGGAGAAGGTTCTTCAGTTCAGAAGGACTCAAACTCATCAGACTCTCTGTAGCCTcctctcctacacacacacagacacacacacaccttttggTTTCCTCAAATTCCCAAAATGTTCTTCCAAGATcaaaaattcaaatgtgttaCAAAGAACACAGATAcgcatatatacacacacttcgTTTGAATGTGTATTTGTCTGAATAACAAAAAATGTAGTTGTTAAATTCAATTACtataattgtaatattttaattttgcaaGCTTGAAATAGTTGCATTTTTTGCATAATATAcgagaatatttaaaatgaacctttttgtgtttggttaTAACTTAAAAAACACTTCTGGCATATTGCTGAGTAAGTAATGTCTTATGGCAAATATATAGCTTTCACAGattgtttttcttacatttaccCAGAAATGCACAAATGACATGAAACTAATGATCATCTTATTACTTCTTCCTTACCTGAACAGTTGAGTGACTGTGCCAATTCAGTTGCCATGACCTGGATGATGAGACCGATACGAAGCCGTAACATCTCACTAAACAGACTGGGCTGAGTCCTGATGCTCATAGCCAGGTACACCATGATCTCCTGAAGGAGAACAGACTTAGATTAGATGAATAAAAAAGGCAGAATGACAAATTCATGCTTCATTCTGGAGAATGACAAATTCATGCTTCATTCTGGAGAATGACACTCACTTGTGTGAGTATGGCCACACTTATGTCGTTGTCACTGGCTTCGTCAATGAGAGCAGCCAACTGGTCTGGAGGTATTGGAGCAGTGATGGTTTTCTCTCTGGGTTCAGGAGGGAGACCCACTGTCAGGTGCTTCTGGTGCGCTAGCAAATCAGAGCAGGCCTACAGAGAGATaacaaccaatcagagaagaaaTGTTATATATGAGGTTTTCAATGTGCAAGATAAACTGGTTCGTTTACTAAGCAAACTGCATTTGAGGACTTATTTTTGAACTAAAATCATAACTAACCAATTtatcacattttacagaaaatcaCTGACAGGTTTTTTACataagttaaaaagaaaaactaaatcagtCTCAGAAGGAAAAACTGGATCAATCACGCtgctcttgtgtgtgtgtataacctTGTGTGTTTCATACCGAGTCGAGTTCCTCCACCTTCTTCTTCAGAATGCCAGAGATCATCCTAACAAGGCCCCACTGTTTGAGTTCACCTGCCTTCTCATAAAGGTCAGTCAATAGAGATTGCACTGTGGAGCCTCCCCCGTGCAGATGAGTGTCCCAATCCATACCCCTGTGACAGAAGAtcaacacacagtaaaacatagTCTAATGAGGGTTGGCAGGTGACGTCCAGATTTCAGGCAGTTTGACGCCAGCTTCTCATCATGCACTTTTATCCATAAGATTAATGAGTAAGATATGTATAAACGCTATTCACAGTTGTATCTTGCTTTACAGACAGCTTTTAAATCTGGGGTGATTCTACTTgtcttacatttttctttcatatgTCCATGAAAACGTTTAATTTGAGGCTGAGCAgaaaatttgtgttttcttgtactttagtacttttaaatttaaaagattttgCTTGCGATGTACCAATACCAatacagctgcagaaaaaaaaaactctcactTGTCTTTGAAGAGGATATAAAGGATGTCAGCTTGGTCCTGGAGATTTTGTGCGTCTTTCAGCAGTTGTACTAAAGCGTTGTAATCAATGGCTCCACTAGCATCTTTGGGGATGCCGCTGTCTGTTGAGACTGCCAGCTCTGGAGACTGCCGGTGGGAGAGATTTAGAGAGGAATTTATGGAAAGAGTTTAAACATTAATCACTGAGGCTCTTTGAGGATGGTTCACAGCATTTAGGGAATAGGCTGGAGTAgtttatgaaaaaaacataaaaagaatgtGAGGCCAAGTAAATAAATGCAAGCTCAACCTGTGTTTCTTGTGGTGTAAAGGATTCTGGGAGATTTAGGTTGAGTGAAGGCTGAGGGGAGCCAAACAGCTTATTAGGCAGGTACATGTTGACATCTGGTTCAAatatcacaaaacaaaagaaaacaaacatggatCTTGTGTCACTGTTATCATCCTAAAGTACTAAAAACTGGTTACTTCTTTAAATCTCTACATATTTGAGATTAATGATCATAATGGATCTACTCACTGTGTACATTAAGATCTTGAGCCTTGTTCATCAGAGTCACCATCTCCTTGGTTTTGGTGGCCACAGCCTTGAACCTGCTCAGTCCTTTGACCTGCCGTTTCTGCTTCTTCGGGGCAGCGTGGGCCAAGAGGTGATCCAGGTATTGAGCAAGATCGTCAGCCTCTGGAGATGAGGACACAAGGGATTGAATGtagagatatagagatataggggaagagtgagggagggaagagattgagataaaaaaaaccaaacaaaaaaaaaaaaacactgaaaccaaaCAACAGCTACCTTGCAGTGGGACTTTTAACCATTTTTTCCATAGTCACCATTTCTCACCATTGTCTACTGATCTTACCATCATCATGACGTAACTCATGCACATAGCCATTGCCCTCCTCATTATCTCCATCGTGGTGACCTGCTACACCAGGACATTTAACGTCCAGGAAGCTGAGGTGAGCAAAACAGGATGTAGTCAAGAACTCTGACAGCTTCCCTGTTTGGATCctaatgaggaagaggagaaaaatcaCTGGGATGTGTGATTTTGAACTTTGCCAAGTTACTTTCTGATGTGGTTCATATTGTATAATATTGGATTAAAAGctccaaaatgcaaaaatattaattcacCTTGCTCCTCCGTAATATCCATCCTGTAGCTTCCTTAGTGTAGCCAATACTGCAGGGTCGAGGTCTGTGTGGTcatcagctaaaaaaaaacaaagtgcaggGACAAAACAGTATTCaggttttttaatttaaaaaaacaaaaacctcctTTGAGTTCATACTCACTCAGCATTGTCTGTGAAATAGGAAATGTCACAGTGGGTCGTCCAGTCATTCTCCATCTGGATGAGAGGTAGGAGATTTCTGTCCTTAACATCTCCACAATCATTTTGTTATCCAATGCCAAGTAGAACTGCTGGTGGTCGATGAACTGTGGGGTCAAGTGCAAACAATGCCGGTGACATAACCGGactttttgaatttttatttttattttaccaggaaaaaactaaattaaagcacatatttaattttttagttttagcatTTAGTATTTACTGCTATGGTTTGTTTTTAACCTGAGGTGTGAATGAGAAGATGTTGTTCCTGATGATGTAAAACTTGGAGGTTCCCAGCACTCCAATTCTCCTGTAGGGTCGTCCTGTCAGGCCCAGTCTTGAGTTCCGACCTGAgacaaagcaggaaaaacaaaaatgaaagtatGGTAGGTAAAAGTATGTCAAGTATCCTGCTATCACCAGTTCGTTGTTTGCAAAGTCTTTATGAGGCTACTGACACTGCAAATTAGCAATTTggacagacaataaaaaatagTTCTCTCCGATATTGTA harbors:
- the phka1a gene encoding phosphorylase b kinase regulatory subunit alpha, skeletal muscle isoform isoform X7, whose product is MRSRSNSGVKLDNYARIVHQTILRHQDPVTGLLPGSKDQPDAWIRDNVYSIVSVWALSLAYRKNADRDEDKAKAYELEQSVVKLMRGVLQCIMRQLDKIEKFKYSRSTSDSLHAKYNTRTCATVVGDDQWGHLQVDATSLFLFFLAQMTASGLHIIYTQDEVDVVQNLMFYIEAAYKVADYGMWERGDKTNQGITEINASSIGMAKAALEALDDLNLFGAKGGPGSVVHALADDIQHCQSILTSMLPRASMSKEVDAGLLAIISYPAFAVEDMSIVNMTKEEIISKLQGRYGCCRFLRDGHKTPKEDPNRLYYESAELKLFENIECEWPLFWTYLILDGIFINSLEQVQEYQEALEGILIKQKDGIRLVPELYSVPPDKVEEEYMNPHTVERIPMGKCPLKWGQSLYILGNLLSEGFLAPGEIDPLNRRFSTIPKPDVVVQVSILAETEDIKELLLKNGINVETVADIHPIHVQPSRVLSHIYARLGRNSRLGLTGRPYRRIGVLGTSKFYIIRNNIFSFTPQFIDHQQFYLALDNKMIVEMLRTEISYLSSRWRMTGRPTVTFPISQTMLTDDHTDLDPAVLATLRKLQDGYYGGARIQTGKLSEFLTTSCFAHLSFLDVKCPGVAGHHDGDNEEGNGYVHELRHDDEADDLAQYLDHLLAHAAPKKQKRQVKGLSRFKAVATKTKEMVTLMNKAQDLNVHNVNMYLPNKLFGSPQPSLNLNLPESFTPQETQSPELAVSTDSGIPKDASGAIDYNALVQLLKDAQNLQDQADILYILFKDKGMDWDTHLHGGGSTVQSLLTDLYEKAGELKQWGLVRMISGILKKKVEELDSACSDLLAHQKHLTVGLPPEPREKTITAPIPPDQLAALIDEASDNDISVAILTQEIMVYLAMSIRTQPSLFSEMLRLRIGLIIQVMATELAQSLNCSGEEATESLMSLSPSELKNLLHHILSGKEFGVQLSVREMDAGISPAISIHHLGNVGATKSERAGISKLKSDMKMLEHRLSMTDHSKAEHRLSLVDPSQEPRLSLTDPILEMDHKVSLTDSVKGWRSQSVDIENTEAWVIQSTAARLIFDQLKETCHTAVHILSGCLAQSSDFQPQSGQVQSIFSFFLFYLNNVFQVYNPSLLLGSASERHPDGPYTARQKIPCIAFQLSGRTVSRLTTIIL